One Lacipirellulaceae bacterium DNA window includes the following coding sequences:
- a CDS encoding DUF6268 family outer membrane beta-barrel protein — MNHLRLSAFICGLFFCLAVTSFAQEDDRNIRWDGSYLPKVVPGATFGTLRQATPVVGSPVKPVTSANSYGGDLVQGAPASAVTIPTAVSSTEDVVMLDELVPLDTSPIRTASLNTQTIPNGEELVDPQATQLPPGVRKGLFQKFRMTGTWAPTLSDEPDTLGVTDFDASVVLGIPFMTIQSPLLITPRFGIHFFENAASNDLPNRVYDVATEFRHLRKFGDGPWAMDAAVSVGYYSDFDQDSGDATRVNGRLLAVYESSPAAKWIFGAVYLNRAGNSLFPAAGVIYTPDDATKYELIFPRPRAAWQLAGSTPNDARWLYIGGEFGGGVWSITRPSTGMLDTVNYNDLRLLVGLERKRLGGISHRLEFGYVFYRELEFERPATELQLDDTVFVRAGLSY; from the coding sequence TTGAATCATCTGCGTTTATCGGCGTTCATCTGCGGCTTATTTTTTTGCCTCGCGGTAACTTCTTTTGCTCAGGAAGATGACCGTAACATTCGTTGGGATGGCAGCTATCTCCCCAAGGTGGTTCCTGGGGCCACGTTCGGGACGCTTCGCCAAGCAACCCCGGTGGTTGGCAGTCCGGTGAAGCCGGTCACAAGTGCCAACTCTTATGGGGGCGACTTGGTACAAGGCGCGCCTGCTTCTGCAGTCACGATTCCTACGGCGGTTTCCTCCACGGAAGATGTGGTGATGCTCGACGAATTGGTGCCTCTCGACACCAGTCCAATTCGCACGGCTTCCTTGAATACGCAGACCATTCCCAACGGCGAAGAGCTGGTTGATCCCCAGGCAACTCAATTACCTCCAGGGGTTCGCAAGGGTCTGTTTCAAAAGTTCCGGATGACTGGCACCTGGGCACCGACGCTGTCTGATGAGCCAGACACGCTTGGTGTTACGGATTTTGATGCCAGTGTCGTCTTGGGGATACCGTTCATGACGATTCAAAGTCCTCTACTCATCACTCCACGGTTCGGAATTCACTTTTTCGAAAATGCCGCAAGCAACGATTTGCCTAACCGCGTTTACGACGTGGCTACTGAGTTTCGACACTTGCGCAAGTTTGGTGACGGCCCTTGGGCGATGGATGCGGCGGTGTCCGTTGGTTACTACAGCGATTTCGACCAAGACTCTGGCGATGCCACTCGCGTTAACGGTCGGCTGCTTGCCGTTTACGAATCATCACCTGCGGCGAAGTGGATCTTCGGAGCGGTTTATCTGAACCGTGCGGGCAACAGTCTCTTTCCGGCTGCCGGCGTTATCTATACGCCGGATGATGCAACGAAGTACGAGCTCATTTTCCCACGCCCTCGCGCTGCTTGGCAATTGGCAGGAAGTACTCCCAATGATGCGCGTTGGCTCTACATCGGCGGCGAATTCGGTGGCGGCGTCTGGTCGATCACTCGACCCTCGACAGGGATGCTCGATACCGTGAACTATAACGATCTCCGGTTGCTAGTTGGCTTGGAACGCAAACGGCTGGGCGGGATCTCCCATCGGTTGGAGTTCGGCTACGTGTTCTATCGCGAGCTGGAATTCGAGCGACCGGCTACCGAGTTGCAACTCGACGATACCGTGTTTGTGCGGGCCGGCTTGAGTTACTAG